A stretch of DNA from Sugiyamaella lignohabitans strain CBS 10342 chromosome B, complete sequence:
ATGATGTTGTTGGCCTGTTGGGTCAGTTGAGCGAGCTCTTCAGCTGAGGGagtgggtggtggtccGCCAAACATAGTTTTTGTATCGGTTTTGTTACGTTTTGTGGGGTgtttgctggtgttgcGGGTTGCAAGTTGGCTGGTAATGCAggtgaaattttcaatCTTGCGACATCGATTTGTGGTGGGTAAGGGCACACGCGCGGCTGGAGGtggtgaagttgaagaagcaggtGCGAATGGAGTGATGAAATTGGGATCAGGCTCACTCGTCATCACCACACGATCACGGGGGTAAAAGAGCACAGAAGGTTTATTTGTGGATACAGAAATGTCGGACGAGGAATCGCGACACGcggatgctgctgacgaCAGACTCGAGTCGGAGCCGCATCGCTCGGATGAGGAGGTTGAGGTTGCTGATGACGACGCTGTAGAAGGAGTCGGGGCTCAGGACGAGACCGATGTCGGTGGTGAAAATTCCGCTGAAAATGATGCTGGCGAGCAGGCTGGTGAGGGTGctgaagtagaagaagagaatggGGAGGAAAATGCAAAGGAAAATGATGAGGGAGCTGATGGTAATAATGGCGAGGATGACGACGGGTTGGAAGATCTgcctgaagaagacgacgaggatGATAACGGTGAAAGCAGTAAAAAGAACGCGGAAAAGACGTTTGGCGATTCGGAGAGTGAGCTGTCAGATCTGGATGAAGACGCTTTTGAAGACGAGAACGAGAAAATCATCGACGAATCGGTTTTCAACTCAATCAAATCACACAAACGCAGCAGCGGGGCGTCGACATCCAGTaccaagaaagagaaaactCGGCCGAAAAAGTCTCATTTAGACGGCGAGATTGTGTCGGATAATGAAGATTATCCTTCTGAGTACCAGAAAGAGTCTCTTGAAGACCTGGATCCCGAAACAAGAGCCCGTCGTGAACTGGAAATGAAACTAGACGCTGCTCTGAAGAAACCATCGTCCAAACGACGAAAACTCGATGGCGACGATATCGAGCAAATGCAGGACGAGAAAATATCACATCTCCGTGAACAGATGCGTGgagctgctattgctgatgcCGAGTGTATTAAAAATGGCGTGCCTGccatcaacaaactcaagcTGTTACCGGCTGTACGAGACGTGCTGAATAAACAGAATCTAGCTGACAGTATTCTCGATAATAATCTGCTCGAAGCTGTTCGACAGTGGCTTGAACCGTTACCAGATGCTTCATTGCCTGGATACGAGATTCAAAAAGAGCTgtttgctgctattgacaGACTGCCTATTAAGACAATTCATTTGCGAGAATCCGGTCTTGGCAAGGTGGTTCTGTTCTACCAGAAGTCGAAACGTCCTCAATTGACCATTAAACGGACTGCCGATAAACTCATTGGTAAATGGACTCGTCCTATTATGGGTCGTTCCGATAACTACAGAGACAAGGAGGTTGTTAGTCGGTCGTATGATCCATATGAGATGGCTCGTCAAATCGCACTTGGCCAGCGTCGTGCTTCTACCC
This window harbors:
- the SPN1 gene encoding Spn1p (Protein involved in RNA polymerase II transcription; is constitutively recruited to the CYC1 promoter and is required for recruitment of chromatin remodeling factors for the expression of CYC1 gene; interacts genetically or physically with RNAP II, TBP, TFIIS, and chromatin remodelling factors; central domain highly conserved throughout eukaryotes; mutations confer an Spt- phenotype; GO_component: GO:0005634 - nucleus [Evidence IEA,IEA,IEA]; GO_component: GO:0005634 - nucleus [Evidence IC] [PMID 12524336]; GO_component: GO:0005634 - nucleus [Evidence IC] [PMID 12556496]; GO_component: GO:0005634 - nucleus [Evidence IC] [PMID 18086892]; GO_component: GO:0005634 - nucleus [Evidence IC] [PMID 21094070]; GO_component: GO:0005634 - nucleus [Evidence IC] [PMID 21156811]; GO_function: GO:0003677 - DNA binding [Evidence IEA]; GO_function: GO:0001076 - RNA polymerase II transcription factor binding transcription factor activity [Evidence IPI] [PMID 12556496]; GO_function: GO:0000991 - core RNA polymerase II binding transcription factor activity [Evidence IPI] [PMID 12556496]; GO_function: GO:0000991 - core RNA polymerase II binding transcription factor activity [Evidence IPI] [PMID 18086892]; GO_process: GO:0016973 - poly(A)+ mRNA export from nucleus [Evidence IMP] [PMID 19034519]; GO_process: GO:0034401 - regulation of transcription by chromatin organization [Evidence IPI] [PMID 21094070]; GO_process: GO:0034401 - regulation of transcription by chromatin organization [Evidence IMP] [PMID 21156811]; GO_process: GO:0034243 - regulation of transcription elongation from RNA polymerase II promoter [Evidence IGI] [PMID 18086892]; GO_process: GO:0006357 - regulation of transcription from RNA polymerase II promoter [Evidence IGI] [PMID 12524336]; GO_process: GO:0006357 - regulation of transcription from RNA polymerase II promoter [Evidence IGI,IPI] [PMID 12556496]; GO_process: GO:0006355 - regulation of transcription, DNA-templated [Evidence IEA]; GO_process: GO:0006351 - transcription, DNA-templated [Evidence IEA,IEA]), whose translation is MSDEESRHADAADDRLESEPHRSDEEVEVADDDAVEGVGAQDETDVGGENSAENDAGEQAGEGAEVEEENGEENAKENDEGADGNNGEDDDGLEDLPEEDDEDDNGESSKKNAEKTFGDSESELSDLDEDAFEDENEKIIDESVFNSIKSHKRSSGASTSSTKKEKTRPKKSHLDGEIVSDNEDYPSEYQKESLEDLDPETRARRELEMKLDAALKKPSSKRRKLDGDDIEQMQDEKISHLREQMRGAAIADAECIKNGVPAINKLKLLPAVRDVLNKQNLADSILDNNLLEAVRQWLEPLPDASLPGYEIQKELFAAIDRLPIKTIHLRESGLGKVVLFYQKSKRPQLTIKRTADKLIGKWTRPIMGRSDNYRDKEVVSRSYDPYEMARQIALGQRRASTHEQVSLAEEAAARRNRAAIPTVKPVTFDVAPQSNLSTQFTARRPTGEDQFRKIKQRMTASRSVKTRKSGVSIEGKELKH